The Cyclobacterium amurskyense genome contains the following window.
GCTTTTATAAAAAGCAACTTTTGATCACAATCAAAGGCATTCATATTTTCCCTACTGGCAGCAATTCTAAATCCAAAGTCACCATCAACCAAGATGTCCTTAGCTGAGACATTTGTCATAGATTCGCCATAAGATTTTCTCCATTCAACTGTCCTATTATTGCCAAATTTGACCAGCCCCATTTTTTTTTGATAAGAATAGGCATTTACCATTCCTATTGCTATTAATCCATTCTCGGGAGTTTCTTTGACAGAATAGAAATAATGGTAAGGATCTATATGGTCCCAAATTTTTTCACCATTCGAACGAATTTCAAAAATTCGGGCACTGTAAGATTGAGAATTACTGATACTGATTCCTCCAAAAACAATATTTCCGTTTTTAAGCTCGATAAGTGTTTGCGGCAGGTCAAAATTGGAATCACCATAGGTTTTTTCCCATTCGATCTCTCCTGACATAGAAAGTCTTAAAATCCAAAAATCAATTTGTTCACAATAGCCAGAATTAGATTCCTGCTTAGTACATCCATTCGTTTCTTTTCCTCCAAGAATCACTAAATTATTTTCCCGGGAGATCACTATTCTCTTAAAAGAACTTCGTAGTGATGTTTCAAAGAATTTTTCCCATACAATTTCTCCATCAGGACTTAGTTTCATCAATACTCCCTGCTTGATTACGTCAACCTTCTCCGAATTAAGGTCACCGATAAGGAATATTTCTTCTTTCGCTCCTTCTACAATATCTTTAATTTCGACTCCACCTATACCTCGATTGAACAGTTCAATAGCCTTTACCCAAATCTCATTTCCATTTTTGTCTAGTTTGATGACATGATGATTGCTCATGATCAAGAGACCTGTTTTAGTTAAGAATGCTTGGATTTCCCAATAATCTCCATTTTCATAAGGATACGACTTCATCCAAATCGGATTCCCAAATGGATCAATTTTGGCAACAAAGTTGAAATAATTAGAGCCGTTTTCAGATGACTTTCCTATGGCAAGGTAATTCCCATCCGGTGCCTTAATAAGGTTTTGGATAAAGCCAGAAACACACTCTTGATCCATACTGAAATTCAGGTATTTTAAGAAGGTTTGATAATCTCTTTTCGTGATAAACTCAAAGTTCACTGAGTAGGTATTCCCCTGAGGATCTTTAGCTAATACTTTACCTGTGTAATTTGTCAATCCATTGAGTCTATCAATGACAAGGCCTGTATCAACTTGGTTTTCTGATAGTATGCTATCCCCCAAAAAGATTGTGTATTGATTTCTAAATCCCTCAGGATCTATGGATTCTTCCCAACTCAAAAATGCTTTGTCGTAGGTTACACTATCAACAGAAACAATGAATTTCTCTGGAGGTAGATTTATGTCACTTTTTTCATCTGGTGAAATTGGAATTTGATCATCTTCGGAAATTCCTTCACAGGAACAAAAAATTGCCAATAGCGCCAGTACTAAAAAATTATTCTTCATGAGTAAAAATCTGATTTCGAATCAAAAAATGATTTCTTAGTTCAATGATAATTTATAAGTTGGTTGTTTTCAAGGATTTTTTTTCAAAATATTGATAATCAGTGGGATTATTTTCTTAGGGGAAACCCCAAGAATGCTATGAGATCTAACGCCCCATGCTTGCCCCGCTATTGCCAAACGTACTTAGCAAAGGAGAAATAGTAGGAATCATTCGGCGTGTGTTAATATGAAACATCGGACGACTCTGCTAATCATCCAAAGCGTCGGACTTCGGATTAGTGAGGCCATCAACTTGCGGGTGAGAGGCATTCACTCAGAAGAAGGTTACTTGTTCATTAAAGGAGAAAAAAACTTAAAAGATGGTAGAAACGGTCCTTTCTCCCAAATTACACTAGGAACTTCGAGCATATTATCGTGGATTTAAGCCGTCATATTGGCTTTTTGAAGGACAGGAAGGAGGACAGTACACAACTAAAAGCATCCAAAATATCTTCTGGGCATCAGTTACCAACAGCTTGGCTAATCCTTTGGCGACAGCTCATACGCTCAGACATTCCTTAGCAACTCATTACCTACAATAATTGACCAATCTACGCATGATCCGAGTCCTATTAGGACACTGCAGTAGCAACACCAAAGACGTATACAGTCATGTTTTGAAAGTTTCCAACAAAAATAGTCATCACTTAACCAAATCATCGAGTTGCTTAATTTGACAGGACAAACAGCCGCAAAAGCTGACTTTCCAGCAACGGTTCTTATACAAGCATAAAAAGCCATAACTGAAAATAAAACCCTGATAGATAATAATTTAAGAGGGGAAGTTTGTCCAACTCCGTTTTTCTTTAGAGATGCCCGCAGGAGCAGGAGAAGATGAGTCTGTTTTTACAAGGCAAAGAAAAAGGCATTACAACAGTAGGTATCTAGCTATTTGAATAAGTGTTACTAGTCCTTATATTGTCTTCTTCAAACATTAGATACCCTATTGTTACGGGCAAGCAAAACAGTACTGACATTATGCAAAGTAAATTATTTAAATAATCAAGAATATGAAAAGCAAATTTATACTATCTAGTATTATATGGATAATCTCTTTACAATGCTTTGCTCAGTGGGAATT
Protein-coding sequences here:
- a CDS encoding fibronectin type III domain-containing protein, producing MKNNFLVLALLAIFCSCEGISEDDQIPISPDEKSDINLPPEKFIVSVDSVTYDKAFLSWEESIDPEGFRNQYTIFLGDSILSENQVDTGLVIDRLNGLTNYTGKVLAKDPQGNTYSVNFEFITKRDYQTFLKYLNFSMDQECVSGFIQNLIKAPDGNYLAIGKSSENGSNYFNFVAKIDPFGNPIWMKSYPYENGDYWEIQAFLTKTGLLIMSNHHVIKLDKNGNEIWVKAIELFNRGIGGVEIKDIVEGAKEEIFLIGDLNSEKVDVIKQGVLMKLSPDGEIVWEKFFETSLRSSFKRIVISRENNLVILGGKETNGCTKQESNSGYCEQIDFWILRLSMSGEIEWEKTYGDSNFDLPQTLIELKNGNIVFGGISISNSQSYSARIFEIRSNGEKIWDHIDPYHYFYSVKETPENGLIAIGMVNAYSYQKKMGLVKFGNNRTVEWRKSYGESMTNVSAKDILVDGDFGFRIAASRENMNAFDCDQKLLFIKADPWGYFEHPSLNE
- a CDS encoding site-specific integrase; protein product: MKHRTTLLIIQSVGLRISEAINLRVRGIHSEEGYLFIKGEKNLKDGRNGPFSQITLGTSSILSWI